From a single Sorghum bicolor cultivar BTx623 chromosome 5, Sorghum_bicolor_NCBIv3, whole genome shotgun sequence genomic region:
- the LOC8079719 gene encoding uncharacterized protein LOC8079719 encodes MPMEAATRRAPAWRSSCLALCLLPVALPLLLLCLPLLCVAVAVARFRRRRRRRRQLLLMTTSTKSRRCCPGGRSLHGNEAEGEGEGRRAAAVLLHKYLEDQMELVGAEAADAAAVAVDPTPSSRRSRREAAVACGLTD; translated from the coding sequence ATGCCCATGGAGGCCGCCACCCGCCGCGCGCCGGCGTGGCGGTCGTCGTGCCTGGCGCTGTGCCTGCTGCCCGTggcgctgccgctgctgctgctctgcCTCCCGCTGCTCTGCGTCGCAGTCGCCGTCGCCcgcttccgccgccgccgccgccggcggaggCAGCTGTTGCTGATGACGACGTCGACGAAGAGCAGGAGGTGCTGTCCCGGTGGGCGGTCGTTGCACGGGAACGAGGcggagggcgagggcgagggccgccgcgccgccgccgtgctgcTGCACAAGTACCTCGAGGACCAGATGGAGCTCGTGGGCGCCGAGGCCGCGGACGCCGCCGCTGTTGCCGTGGACCCGACGCCGAGCTCGCGGCGATCGCGACGCGAAGCAGCAGTAGCGTGCGGGCTGACAGATTGA